Proteins encoded within one genomic window of Anastrepha ludens isolate Willacy chromosome 4, idAnaLude1.1, whole genome shotgun sequence:
- the LOC128862566 gene encoding uncharacterized protein LOC128862566 isoform X1, which produces MFSKLWLLICATQLVIIKGTYAPPNSGIKTRSYHHDSPNVEEQTEQPYDFRPSSSYANTNYGANSLRLSPTNSHQHHDELHRQHQPSYHQQEQQPNLQHANSYQQRELPVYNRNTHVRHSLPSERSESSASGVENTNNDYYTGCPRQHTGPIPYAYDCRRFVNCWHGRGHIQSCGAGTVFNPETLECDRPDKVVCGTPNANGVHSKLNEKQTSLQIEANPNKYRAGRLLDVSTDSVNSLCPAGINGLAPHPTDCTKFLNCANGNTHVQSCGPGTAYSISMKVCDFKEKVDCSDRGNAGYGTLNRRDGPLYVNKNYEKTYAKETGSKDEVEGDIFCPPGVSGHFSYPFHSTKFLNCKNGNTAIQNCLPGTVYSLSRNACDTKENVPYTDHAANVISEMRYDDSLTIVSCPPSTEGIHLFPYDSTKYINCRQGHMWIGTCASNTVFSIAAKTCRPESEVNNNDRTRKAMEVNYNREPSISRNSELNSASQMLECPEGTTGLYPHPFDCKKYLQCLNGRLTIEMCNSGNVFSLSAKHCDPKNLVDSNEQVQCELDVGQHSISDTDYDYIHNNQGRFQLVCPQHVNGLFLHPFDCTKYLSCCDGQIQAESCMSGKVFSISRRQCINRNQVNAFDRVEYLSEVKHEFSTELEQNQNKNQLFETTCSMGVNGVYPHPYENTKYLKCSNGRAAVENCIKGMIFSKSRRYCDYESKVYEYDRVDYAYDNQNENEDSQGSKVLINENKSTDVTTSIGVEETVECPPKAEGMQPHPYDCHKFLSCSHGVTQIKDCGPGTAWSIEMEVCDFEKNVNCAGRTKLHAIAPNTIIEDKVACPPNMNGKFLHPFNAKKFISCNKGETHIQTCSMDSVFSFSQKMCVPEVEVNTLDRVQCSQDYTTDISVYHNYVTCPAQALGYFIYPFDRLLFIQCDDGHTMIQSCSPNTLFSKSNQVCMPANEAESSDQLWLGSYWQAVNNGYSTYDLKHEWDVGAYTPNSGDSIQSAICSISESGLYPHPTDCKKYLRCANGISYVMDCGPGTAFNAALEVCDFMDKVDCSTNRHLDFGTFGNSAAGGSEDDNKQLVVCPKGAAGMYPHPLDCTKFLNCNNGIANIKECGPGTAWNPKMEICDFIANVDCPGSSGPREGSSTDNGAPRYNSNPNIQPSSSQSSYIGSTHHHDHSGRFDHRTTYASESLPTPPSRTTANGNRWSNMDRQRPLASDTTYTPESRYNSPYDRQQRPPAYGKELHNNIAANGWIGTGSAYDLQTPTQSVIYEEGSLEPNRNYNTIKSYTTPLAPFNFDSMPASAVNRNVVTNESTNLYFAQPVGSEENTEEVFDSKADVQPTVRLPFDEKLPSNNWIPIPNQVLLPPKRTAEPQSGLKGSPPENVHAPASYDTPPARQAFNAQPVGSTTTPQNTFDSSNLYGGLKPPPPPPPSTSQNPLPYASTKNRISAPTNTYPLHSSPSRHTSRSILVDTIEPIRAFSTNVEGQPHLLSSPSNRNVYQTEILTSTPATYLQPPTLPTLATKSNSPATTRLNKVHPLLENTTTAMFSKDPHYSNSYSNVAHSNPVKSVGPQGTENSENLPMADALRLLLRPYFNRSGTISESSAEKAESHIMKLTPELPSTLDITSLPNKMTNHSKVGTENEKEVELILAGEQHSLTTNPTKNGTHESRAEFYSKNTKQESKSNTNWHNHGHNREFHRNHPNLLNPFDEDENSSPHIHHRHNHNRAFHQRHPEMPNPFVTPEASHTLSSTTNFDLSNTNQPNPYAESTTPFSTRQNLDVGGGDDVGCQFDCGNGKCVKSFEICNGVNNCGNRKDEEECKHLGYEVRLVGGESANMGRIEVKILGKWGYVCDDKFGLRDAEVVCRELGFKLGVSEVRGYSYYPPTAVDVSFAMDEVDCRGDESSLRECNFKGWGVSNCGPDEVVGVVCKVPQLKCPNNYWLCSTSQECIPPAFVCDHTPDCADKSDESDNICNSPVKYRLEGGRSSNEGRLEVRYRGEWGTVCDDDFGLKEAQVMCNSMGFYGLPTIVKSIYGPGSGPIWLDQVSCYGNETSLDQCSHWTWGEHNCNHTEDVGLKCTAGVPKQKINTPQTNSKNDEKSQTDLEDSQQQFEDIGLFSDQWERKSKAVGTQRRCGQFKSHLIDEYAHPEERVVNGSLAKRGHHPWQATIRTRGRGGISSHWCGAVLISSRHLLTAAHCLAGYPKGAYLIRLGDHYANIAESSEIDSFIENWYVHEKFRDSTHMNNDIALIVLKTPVKFNDYIQPVCLPNKGATLTENRKCTISGWGSIKSGVSTPSNILRAAELPILSDEVCKQPHVYGASLTEGMFCAGYMDESVDACDGDSGGPLICHDEDGETLHGIISWGQHCGYANKPGVYVRVEKYVDWIMDKINFSMQNVS; this is translated from the exons acTTACGCTCCTCCTAATTCGGGTATCAAGACAAGGTCTTACCATCATGATTCTCCAAATGTTGAAGAACAAACTGAACAACCATACGACTTCAGACCTAGTTCCAGCTATGCTAATACAAATTACGGCGCCAATTCATTGAGGTTATCACCAACCAATTCTCATCAACACCATGATGAACTGCATAGGCAGCATCAGCCTTCATACCATCAGCAAGAGCAGCAGCCAAACCTACAGCATGCAAACTCTTATCAGCAACGTGAATTACCAGTATACAATCGTAATACGCACGTGCGTCACTCGTTGCCATCAGAGCGTTCGGAGAGCTCCGCGAGTGGTgtagaaaatacaaataatgaTTACTACACCGGTTGTCCACGCCAGCACACCGGTCCAATACCATATGCCTATGATTGTCGTCGTTTTGTAAACTGTTGGCATGGGCGCGGCCACATACAGAGCTGTGGAGCAGGTACGGTTTTCAATCCTGAAACGCTCGAATGCGATCGTCCTGATAAAGTAGTTTGCGGGACGCCGAACGCAAATGGTGTTCACAGTAAGCTTAATGAAAAGCAAACATCGCTACAAATTGAGGCGAATCCAAATAAATATCGTGCGGGCCGACTCTTAGATGTAAGCACAGATAGCGTGAACTCGCTTTGTCCTGCAGGGATAAACGGCTTAGCGCCGCATCCAACAGATTGCACGAAATTTCTAAATTGTGCTAATGGCAATACTCATGTACAAAGCTGTGGACCCGGTACTGCCTACAGCATTTCAATGAAGGTATGTGATTTCAAGGAAAAAGTTGATTGCAGTGACCGCGGGAACGCTGGATATGGGACATTAAATAGACGTGATGGACCTCTATATG taaataaaaactatGAGAAGACATATGCAAAGGAAACTGGATCGAAAGATGAGGTAGAAGGTGATATTTTCTGCCCACCAGGCGTATCTGGACATTTTTCATATCCATTTCACAGCACGAAATTTCTAAACTGCAAAAACGGCAATACGGCGATACAAAATTGTTTGCCTGGCACCGTATACAGCTTATCCCGCAATGCCTGCGATACCAAAGAAAACGTACCTTATACCGATCACGCCGCTAACGTTATATCTGAAATGCGTTATGATGATT CTTTAACGATAGTGAGTTGTCCACCGTCCACTGAAGGCATTCACCTATTTCCCTATGATTCTACTAAATATATCAACTGCCGGCAAGGGCATATGTGGATTGGCACTTGCGCATCAAATACTGTCTTTAGTATAGCTGCAAAGACGTGTCGACCTGAAAGTGAAGTGAATAACAATGATCGTACTCGCAAAGCAATGGAAGTAAATTACAACAGAGAACCTTCAATTT CCAGGAATTCAGAACTGAACAGCGCAAGTCAAATGCTTGAATGCCCTGAAGGAACAACTGGTTTATATCCACATCCTTTTGATTGTAAAAAGTATCTGCAATGCCTGAATGGAAGGCTAACCATAGAAATGTGTAATTCGGGCAATGTTTTTAGCTTATCTGCTAAACATTGTGATCCAAAAAATCTAGTTGACAGTAATGAACAAGTTCAATGTGAACTTGACGTTGGACAACATAGTATTTCAGACACGGACTATGATTACA TCCATAATAATCAAGGAAGATTTCAACTGGTTTGTCCTCAACATGTGAATGGACTTTTCTTACATCCTTTCGATTGCACCAAATACCTTAGCTGTTGTGATGGCCAGATCCAAGCAGAAAGTTGCATGTCTGGTAAAGTATTCAGCATATCGCGAAGACAATGCATAAATCGTAACCAGGTAAATGCATTTGATCGCGTAGAATATTTAAGTGAGGTTAAACACGAATTCTCAACGGAATTGgagcaaaatcaaaataaaa ATCAATTATTCGAAACAACCTGTTCTATGGGTGTTAACGGTGTTTACCCACATCCCTATGAGAACACAAAATATCTAAAATGCTCTAATGGACGTGCAGCCGTTGAAAATTGTATAAAGGGaatgattttcagtaaatctCGAAGATACTGCGACTATGAGTCGAAAGTTTACGAATACGACCGCGTGGATTACGCGTATGACAATCAGAATGAAAATGAGGACAGTCAAGGTTCCAAAGTTCTAATTAATGAGAATAAAT CAACGGACGTTACTACGAGTATAGGCGTAGAAGAAACAGTTGAATGTCCACCCAAGGCCGAAGGCATGCAACCACATCCGTACGATTGTCATAAATTTCTTTCGTGTTCGCATGGCGTAACTCAAATTAAAGATTGTGGCCCAGGTACTGCATGGAGTATAGAAATGGAAGTATGCGACTTTGAGAAAAACGTAAACTGCGCAGGACGTACGAAGTTACATGCAATAGCTCCGAATACGATTATTGAAGACAAGGTGGCATGCCCACCGAATATGAACGGCAAATTTTTGCATCCATTTaacgcaaaaaaatttattagttgtAATAAAGGTGAAACGCACATACAAACCTGTTCAATGGATAGTGTTTTTagcttttcacaaaaaatgtgtGTCCCTGAAGTAGAAGTCAATACCCTGGATCGGGTGCAGTGTTCGCAAGATTATACTACAGATATCA GTGTTTACCACAACTATGTCACTTGCCCAGCACAAGCACTTGGCTACTTCATTTATCCGTTCGACCGTTTACTATTTATACAATGCGACGATGGCCATACTATGATACAGAGTTGTTCACCAAATACACTATTCAGCAAATCAAACCAAGTTTGTATGCCCGCAAATGAAGCAGAAAGCAGTGATCAGTTGTGGTTGGGGTCATATTGGCAAGCTGTGAATAATGGTTATAGTACATATGACCTCAAGCACGAATGGGATGTGGGTGCCTACACCCCGAACTCTGGAGACTCCATTCAGTCTGCAATTTGCTCAATAAGTGAATCAGGTCTTTACCCACATCCAACCGATTGCAAGAAATACCTGAGATGTGCAAACGGTATAAGCTATGTAATGGATTGTGGGCCTGGTACTGCTTTCAATGCGGCACTCGAAGTATGTGATTTCATGGACAAGGTGGATTGTTCTACAAACAGACATTTAGATTTCGGTACTTTTGGAAATTCCGCAGCAGGTGGTAGCGaag ATGACAACAAGCAGCTTGTGGTATGTCCTAAGGGAGCTGCCGGCATGTATCCTCATCCTTTGGATTGCACGAAGTTTCTTAATTGTAATAATGGTATCGCAAACATTAAAGAGTGCGGGCCTGGTACGGCATGGAATCCTAAAATggaaatttgtgattttatagCGAATGTCGATTGTCCAGGCAGCAGCGGTCCACGAGAAGGGTCATCAACAg ATAATGGCGCTCCGAGATATAATAGTAACCCAAATATCCAGCCATCGTCATCACAGTCGAGCTACATAGGTTCAACGCATCATCACGATCATAGCGGTCGATTCGATCATAGAACAACATACGCTAGTGAAagtttaccaacaccaccttctCGAACAACCGCTAATGGCAATCGTTGGTCTAACATGGACCGGCAACGTCCACTTGCGAGTGATACCACTTATACACCTGAGAGCAGATATAACTCTCCTTATGATCGACAACAACGTCCACCTGCATATGGAAAGGAATTGCATAATAACATCGCGGCCAATGGTTGGATTGGCACAGGTTCCGCATACGATCTACAAACGCCCACACAAAGTGTCATATATGAAGAAGGCTCACTGGAACCAAATCGTAATTATAACACCATCAAAAGTTATACAACACCTTTAGCACCTTTCAACTTTGACTCCATGCCTGCTTCAGCAGTAAACAGAAATGTAGTAACAAATGAGTCTACAAATCTTTATTTCGCACAACCTGTCGGCTCAGAAGAAAACACAGAAGAAGTGTTCGACTCTAAAGCTGATGTTCAACCTACAGTCCGTTTGCCATTTGATGAAAAGTTGCCTTCTAATAACTGGATTCCAATACCGAATCAAGTACTTCTGCCGCCGAAGCGCACAGCTGAACCACAAAGTGGTTTGAAGGGTTCTCCACCAGAAAACGTCCATGCACCAGCGTCTTATGATACTCCCCCTGCTAGACAAGCATTCAATGCTCAGCCAGTTGGTTCTACAACGACCCCTCAAAATACTTTTGATTCTTCTAACTTATATGGTGGGTTgaaaccaccaccaccaccaccaccttcAACGTCTCAGAATCCATTGCCTTACGCTTCAACTAAAAATCGAATTTCGGCTCCAACGAACACTTATCCTCTACATTCTTCGCCTTCTCGCCACACTAGTAGATCAATACTAGTAGACACAATCGAACCCATTAGGGCTTTTAGCACTAATGTTGAGGGACAACCTCATCTGCTTTCTTCCCCTTCTAACAGAAATGTATACCAAACTGAAATTTTGACGAGCACACCTGCAACTTACCTTCAGCCTCCAACGCTGCCAACTCTTGCAACTAAATCTAATTCCCCGGCTACAACACGTTTAAATAAAGTACATCCTTTACTAGAGAACACAACCACAGCTATGTTCTCTAAAGATCCTCATTATAGTAACTCGTATTCGAACGTAGCACACTCAAATCCGGTAAAATCTGTCGGACCTCAAGGTACAGAAAATTCTGAAAACTTACCTATGGCTGATGCCTTGCGCTTACTATTGAGACCATACTTCAACCGTAGCGGCACGATTTCAGAAAGCAGCGCTGAAAAGGCCGAGTCTCACATAATGAAACTCACACCTGAACTGCCATCTACTCTTGATATAACttctttaccaaataaaatgacCAACCATTCCAAAGTTGGTACTGAAAATGAAAAGGAGGTTGAACTTATTCTTGCAGGTGAACAACACAGTTTGACTACAAACCCAACTAAAAATGGCACACACGAGTCACGTGCagagttttattcaaaaaatacaaaacaagaaTCCAAAAGTAATACTAATTGGCATAATCACGGACATAATCGAGAGTTTCACCGTAATCATCCAAATTTGCTTAACCCCTTTGATGAGGATGAAAATTCAAGTCCTCACATACATCATCGGCACAATCACAATAGAGCGTTTCATCAAAGACACCCCGAAATGCCAAACCCGTTTGTAACACCCGAAGCATCTCATACCTTGTCTAGCACTACCAATTTTGATTTGAGCAATACAAATCAACCAAATCCTTATGCGGAGTCAACAACTCCATTTAGTACACGACAAAACTTAGATGTGGGCGGAGGGGATGATGTCGGTTGCCAATTTGATTGTGGGAATGGAAAATGTGTCAAGTCCTTCGAG aTATGTAACGGCGTAAATAATTGTGGCAATCGTAAAGATGAAGAAGAATGTAAACATTTGGGCTATGAAGTGCGTCTTGTTGGTGGTGAGAGTGCTAATATGGGACGTATAGAAGTCAAAA TTCTTGGAAAATGGGGCTACGTATGTGATGACAAGTTTGGTCTTCGTGATGCCGAAGTTGTTTGTCGTGAACTGGGCTTTAAATTGGGAGTCAGCGAAGTGCGAGGATATTCTTATTATCCGCCCACGGCAGTAGATGTTTCCTTTGCTATGGATGAAGTAGATTGTCGCGGTGATGAGTCTTCGCTACGAGAATGCAACTTTAAAGGTTGGGGTGTGAGCAACTGTGGCCCAGACGAAGTGGTCGGTGTAGTATGTAAAGTACCACAACTTAAATGTCCCAACAACTATTGGCTATGCAGTACCTCCCAAGAATGTATTCCTCCTGCGTTTGTATGTGATCATACACCCGATTGCGCTGATAAATCGGACGAAAGCGATAATATTTGCAAT TCTCCAGTAAAATATCGCCTAGAAGGTGGCCGGAGTTCGAACGAAGGACGACTTGAAGTCAGATACCGTGGTGAGTGGGGGACTGTATGCGATGATGATTTTGGTTTGAAAGAGGCTCAAGTAATGTGCAATTCTATGGGGTTTTATGGACTGCCA ACTATAGTAAAGAGCATATATGGACCGGGCAGTGGACCCATTTGGTTGGATCAAGTATCTTGTTATGGTAATGAGACTTCATTGGATCAGTGCAGCCATTGGACGTGGGGCGAACACAATTGCAATCACACTGAGGATGTTGGTCTGAAGTGTACCGCAGGcgttccaaaacaaaaaataaatacaccacaaacaaatagcaaaaacgATGAAAAGTCGCAAACAGATTTGGAAGACTCACAACAGCAATTCGAAGATATTGGCTTATTTTCCGATCAATGGGAGCGCAAGAGCAAAGCGGTTGGTACACAAAGGCGTTGCGGGCAATTTAAAAGCCATTTAATTGACGAATATGCACATCCGGAAGAAAGAGTTGTAAATGGCAGTCTAGCTAAACGTGGCCATCATCCATGGCAAGCAACTATACGCACACGTGGCAGGGGTGGCATATCGAGCCATTGGTGTGGCGCTGTACTAATCTCTTCCAGACATCTGCTAACGGCAGCACATTGTCTCGCTGGTTATCCAAAAGGTGCTTACCTTATACGCTTAGGTGATCATTATGCCAATATAGCAGAATCTTCAGAAATAGATTCGTTCATTGAAAATTGGTATGTTCACGAAAAGTTTCGAGattcaacgcatatgaataatgATATTGCACTGATTGTGCTGAAAACACCCGTGAAATTCAATGACTACATCCAACCGGTATGTTTACCAAATAAGGGTGCCACCTTAACAGAGAATCGCAAATGTACAATTTCCGGTTGGGGTTCTATCAAATCCGGTGTTTCAA CTCCATCTAACATCCTACGGGCTGCTGAATTGCCAATTTTATCCGACGAAGTTTGCAAACAACCCCACGTTTACGGTGCATCTTTGACGGAAGGCATGTTTTGCGCTGGATACATGGATGAGAGCGTCGACGCTTGTGATGGCGATTCTGGTGGGCCGCTGATTTGTCATGACGAAG aTGGGGAAACTTTGCATGGAATTATTTCTTGGGGCCAACACTGCGGTTATGCAAATAAACCGGGCGTTTACGTGCGTgtagaaaaatatgttgattgGATAATGGACAAAATCAACTTTTCCATGCAAAATGTTTCATAA